The following are encoded in a window of Salinigranum halophilum genomic DNA:
- a CDS encoding ABC transporter ATP-binding protein, whose translation MTAFSLDGVTFRYRDGDSPALREVSVQVDGGSFVGITGPADAGKTTLCRLLPGFVPHFFTGDLTGSVTVGDVDVPSASIAALGATVGYVFENPADQLTGAATTVLEEVAFGLEQRGVPTDALRRRSMDELARVGVADLAERDPHSLSGGQLQRVAVASVLALDPSLLVLDEPTAELDPDGTDAVFDVASRLHREGYTVVVVSQDLQRLAPRADRLLVVDDGAVVRDGPPGDVLADRSLDDRLRVPPTVRLGRAFRDDGLVPADRPLPLTVEAAVDELRSHADLDTEDGTTRAPTDGGGAVGTANAEPLVRLDDVHHTYDASERGEGVEALRGIDLAVDGGCVALLGPNGAGKTTLVKHLNGLLTPTTGRVLVDGTDTRETQVSTLAAAVGLVFQNPDDQLFHSRVADEVGFGPENLGAADVDARVDRALKRVGLDGQGEADTYELGRAARKRVALASVLAMEPRVVVLDEPTAGQDAAGVDRVGDVVSTLVADGRLVIVVTHDVAFVTDYADRVVVLSEGRVLADGTPTAAFTDETVTAASGVQAPVPTQVGAALGLHGVVSVDDLLARLL comes from the coding sequence GTGACCGCGTTCTCGCTCGACGGCGTCACGTTCCGCTACCGCGACGGTGACAGCCCCGCGCTCCGTGAGGTCTCCGTCCAAGTCGACGGGGGCTCGTTCGTCGGCATCACCGGCCCGGCCGACGCAGGCAAGACGACGCTCTGTCGACTCCTGCCGGGGTTCGTTCCGCACTTTTTCACTGGCGACCTCACCGGTTCGGTCACGGTCGGCGACGTCGACGTTCCGTCGGCGAGCATCGCCGCACTCGGAGCGACGGTCGGCTACGTCTTCGAGAACCCCGCCGACCAGCTGACCGGCGCGGCGACGACGGTGCTAGAGGAGGTCGCTTTCGGGCTCGAACAGCGGGGTGTTCCGACTGACGCCCTCCGGCGGCGGTCGATGGACGAACTCGCCCGTGTGGGCGTCGCCGACCTCGCCGAGCGCGACCCACACTCTCTCTCTGGCGGGCAACTCCAGCGGGTCGCGGTGGCGAGCGTCCTCGCGCTCGACCCCAGCCTCCTGGTGCTGGACGAGCCGACGGCGGAACTCGACCCCGACGGGACCGACGCCGTCTTCGACGTGGCGAGCCGACTCCACCGCGAGGGCTACACGGTCGTCGTCGTGAGCCAGGACCTCCAGCGGCTGGCTCCCCGCGCCGACCGGCTCCTCGTCGTCGACGACGGGGCGGTCGTCCGCGACGGTCCGCCGGGCGACGTGCTCGCCGACCGCTCGCTCGACGACCGGCTCCGCGTCCCTCCGACGGTTCGCCTCGGCCGCGCGTTCCGCGACGACGGGCTCGTCCCGGCCGACCGACCCCTGCCGCTCACGGTCGAGGCGGCCGTCGACGAACTCCGGAGCCACGCGGACCTGGACACGGAGGATGGGACGACTCGGGCCCCGACCGACGGCGGTGGCGCGGTCGGGACGGCGAACGCCGAGCCGCTTGTTCGTCTCGACGACGTCCACCACACCTACGACGCGTCCGAGCGTGGGGAGGGCGTCGAGGCACTCCGGGGTATCGACCTCGCCGTGGACGGTGGGTGCGTCGCGCTCCTCGGCCCGAACGGAGCGGGCAAGACGACACTCGTGAAACACCTCAACGGGCTGCTCACTCCCACGACGGGCCGCGTTCTCGTCGACGGGACGGACACGCGAGAGACGCAGGTGTCGACCCTCGCCGCCGCCGTCGGGCTGGTCTTTCAGAACCCCGACGACCAGCTCTTTCACTCCCGCGTGGCCGACGAGGTCGGCTTCGGCCCGGAGAATCTCGGGGCCGCCGACGTCGACGCACGGGTCGACCGGGCGCTGAAACGGGTCGGGCTCGATGGACAGGGCGAGGCGGACACGTACGAACTCGGCCGCGCCGCACGCAAACGCGTCGCGCTCGCGTCCGTCCTCGCGATGGAGCCACGGGTGGTCGTCCTCGACGAGCCGACAGCCGGACAGGACGCCGCGGGCGTCGACCGGGTCGGGGATGTCGTCTCTACGCTCGTCGCCGACGGTCGGCTGGTGATCGTCGTCACCCACGACGTCGCGTTCGTCACCGACTACGCCGACCGTGTCGTCGTCCTCTCCGAGGGACGAGTGCTCGCGGACGGGACGCCGACCGCGGCGTTCACCGACGAGACGGTGACGGCTGCGTCGGGGGTCCAGGCGCCCGTTCCGACTCAGGTCGGTGCCGCGCTCGGCCTCCACGGCGTGGTGAGCGTCGACGACCTGCTCGCTCGCCTCCTCTGA
- a CDS encoding DUF5814 domain-containing protein codes for MAITDKVYLKNHRQIVSQLDTSIPKGAFKGATIELLYSGEGLSKVDDATRDRLLDFAQDFLDCKDENQLYTGYPERQFIRYLLELREQGLGPDDIVDVMGDEYMLYAYPGDVLSFLDQGVRTLEAAETLAEVDGNPQAAQELGRVKRSLSGRR; via the coding sequence GTGGCCATCACCGACAAGGTCTACCTCAAGAACCACCGCCAGATCGTCTCTCAGCTAGACACGTCCATCCCGAAAGGGGCGTTCAAGGGGGCGACCATCGAACTGCTCTACTCCGGTGAGGGTCTCTCGAAGGTCGACGACGCGACACGCGACCGCTTGCTGGACTTCGCGCAGGACTTCCTCGACTGCAAGGACGAGAACCAGCTCTACACGGGTTACCCCGAGCGGCAGTTCATCCGCTACCTGCTCGAACTCCGCGAGCAGGGGCTCGGCCCCGACGACATCGTCGACGTGATGGGCGACGAGTATATGCTCTACGCGTACCCGGGTGACGTCCTCTCGTTCTTGGACCAGGGGGTCCGGACGCTCGAGGCAGCCGAGACGCTCGCGGAGGTCGACGGGAACCCGCAGGCAGCACAGGAACTCGGCCGGGTGAAGCGGTCGCTCTCCGGCCGGCGCTGA
- a CDS encoding type IV pilin, producing MSDELVGDRAVTSGIATIFMVAVVVLLGATLSVAFGATVDKPTPSPTATFEYQKHERGTSSDEVEITLTGGEPLEAKKLMVVASEPVDLGTPGNYWSEGETTGEKVTEGNDQVQIGETWEAGESIHLSRDGELEGVTIRLVWNPVEVDKDGAGGRDPSEVVGEDSYVLLRFTVR from the coding sequence GTGTCAGACGAGCTCGTAGGCGACCGGGCGGTCACGTCCGGCATCGCGACGATATTCATGGTCGCTGTCGTCGTCCTACTCGGGGCGACGCTTTCGGTCGCGTTCGGTGCGACGGTCGACAAGCCGACGCCGTCACCGACAGCGACGTTCGAGTACCAGAAGCACGAACGCGGCACGTCGTCCGACGAGGTCGAGATCACGCTCACCGGCGGGGAGCCGCTGGAAGCGAAGAAGCTGATGGTCGTCGCGAGCGAACCGGTCGACCTGGGGACGCCCGGGAACTACTGGTCCGAGGGTGAGACGACAGGTGAGAAGGTGACCGAGGGGAACGACCAGGTACAGATCGGCGAGACGTGGGAGGCCGGCGAGTCGATACACCTCAGCAGGGACGGGGAGTTGGAAGGAGTGACCATCCGTCTCGTCTGGAACCCGGTGGAGGTCGACAAGGACGGCGCGGGCGGGCGGGACCCGAGCGAGGTCGTCGGCGAAGACTCGTACGTCCTCCTGCGGTTCACGGTGCGGTGA
- a CDS encoding ribbon-helix-helix protein, CopG family, producing MGNKNKTISFRVNEDSFETLREIAEERDISLSAVFRDYVDTLVAHDGQVRVVPEHELKQLQQSDDDSESFPPKVKVPKSFIREHERLELEAEHLREQLEEHKGYVNYLREQVEAQDDNEVIQLEDLDSGERDEPSFRLG from the coding sequence ATGGGCAACAAGAACAAAACGATCTCCTTCCGCGTCAACGAGGACTCCTTCGAGACGCTCCGAGAGATCGCCGAAGAGCGGGACATCTCGCTGTCCGCCGTCTTCCGCGACTACGTCGACACGCTCGTTGCCCACGACGGTCAAGTGAGAGTCGTCCCCGAACACGAGCTCAAACAGCTCCAGCAGAGCGACGACGACTCCGAGAGCTTCCCGCCGAAGGTGAAGGTGCCGAAGAGCTTCATCCGCGAGCACGAGCGGCTCGAACTCGAGGCCGAACACCTCCGCGAACAGCTCGAAGAGCACAAAGGGTACGTCAACTACCTCCGCGAACAGGTCGAAGCCCAAGACGACAACGAGGTCATCCAGCTCGAAGACCTCGACAGCGGCGAGCGCGACGAGCCCTCGTTCCGTCTCGGCTAG
- a CDS encoding mannose-1-phosphate guanylyltransferase, which yields MTSAPVVALVLAGGTGSRLYPASRSTRPKQFLPLLGEETLLERTVDRASFADHVVVSTRPELEADVRDLVPGAEVVVEPVGKDTGPALAYATHCIGERYGDDAVVVVLPSDHTVGDVGRFTETLERGAEVARAADRLVAFGVDPTRPETGYGYIEPGREHDGFADLDAFHEKPDAETAARYIEAGYLWNAGMFAWRVETFRAAADDSPLAPLVRALDDGDVAGGFDAVEPTSVDYAVMERVSDAAVVPLEVPWDDLGSWDALARLLPADDDGNVVHAGTDVGEAGHETDGSEADAALFVDSGDNVVVSDGPHVSLAGVDGLAVVAWDDRVLVVPKASAQRVRDVVSMLKQQGRF from the coding sequence GTGACCTCGGCTCCCGTCGTCGCCCTCGTCCTCGCCGGCGGGACGGGGTCGCGGCTCTATCCCGCCTCGCGCTCGACCCGCCCGAAACAGTTCCTCCCCCTGCTGGGCGAGGAGACGCTCCTCGAACGCACCGTCGACCGGGCCTCGTTCGCCGACCACGTCGTCGTGAGCACCCGTCCCGAACTCGAAGCGGACGTCCGTGACCTCGTGCCCGGGGCCGAGGTCGTCGTCGAACCCGTGGGTAAAGACACCGGGCCCGCGCTCGCGTACGCGACCCACTGTATCGGCGAGCGGTACGGCGACGACGCCGTCGTGGTCGTCCTCCCGAGCGACCACACCGTCGGCGACGTGGGCCGGTTCACGGAGACGCTCGAACGCGGCGCAGAGGTCGCCCGCGCGGCGGACAGACTGGTCGCCTTCGGCGTCGACCCGACCCGGCCCGAGACGGGCTACGGCTACATCGAACCCGGCCGCGAGCACGACGGCTTCGCCGACCTCGACGCGTTCCACGAGAAACCCGACGCCGAGACCGCGGCCAGGTACATCGAGGCGGGCTACCTGTGGAACGCCGGGATGTTCGCGTGGCGGGTGGAGACGTTCCGCGCGGCCGCGGACGACTCCCCGCTCGCCCCGCTCGTGCGGGCGCTCGACGACGGCGACGTCGCCGGCGGATTCGACGCCGTCGAGCCGACGAGCGTCGACTACGCGGTGATGGAACGCGTCTCCGACGCGGCCGTCGTCCCGCTCGAGGTGCCCTGGGACGACCTGGGGTCGTGGGACGCCCTCGCCCGGTTGCTCCCCGCGGACGACGACGGGAACGTCGTTCACGCCGGGACCGACGTCGGCGAAGCGGGTCACGAGACCGACGGCTCCGAGGCCGATGCGGCCCTGTTCGTCGACAGCGGCGACAACGTGGTCGTCTCCGACGGCCCGCATGTCTCGCTAGCCGGCGTCGACGGCCTCGCCGTCGTCGCGTGGGACGACCGGGTCCTCGTCGTTCCCAAAGCATCGGCTCAGCGGGTCCGAGACGTGGTGTCGATGCTGAAGCAACAGGGGCGGTTCTAG
- a CDS encoding energy-coupling factor transporter transmembrane component T family protein — protein sequence MSGLAGYRHGESVVHRLHPVTKVTLLGCCILGAYLAPPVALAALLGVLVVSSTVAGVAPSVGRAALSILVPLGVGLLAVHGFFRTGSGAVLVTVGPLTLWRDGVVYAVSFLGVLAAFVLAGLLFVSTAHPKKLMTGLTEAGVPRKLGYVFVASLQLVPELRRRAERIVDAQRSRALDTRGSLQSRIRALVSLLGPLLIGALVATQTRSLALEARGFSLDGPRTSLYTLSVSPLDWALRVVGIVGVVGLAGWRLL from the coding sequence ATGAGTGGTCTCGCCGGCTACCGGCACGGTGAGAGCGTCGTTCACCGGCTCCACCCGGTGACGAAGGTCACCCTGCTCGGCTGCTGTATCCTCGGCGCGTACCTCGCGCCACCGGTCGCTCTGGCGGCCCTGCTCGGCGTGCTCGTCGTCTCGAGCACCGTCGCGGGGGTCGCCCCGAGCGTCGGCCGCGCGGCACTGTCGATTCTCGTTCCGCTCGGCGTCGGGCTGCTCGCCGTTCACGGCTTCTTCCGCACCGGCTCGGGAGCCGTCCTCGTCACCGTTGGCCCGCTCACGCTCTGGCGCGACGGCGTCGTGTACGCCGTCTCGTTCCTCGGCGTCCTCGCCGCGTTCGTCCTCGCCGGCTTGCTGTTCGTCTCGACCGCCCACCCGAAGAAGCTGATGACGGGACTCACCGAGGCGGGCGTCCCGCGGAAACTCGGGTACGTGTTCGTCGCCTCGCTCCAGCTGGTCCCGGAGCTTCGACGGCGAGCAGAACGGATCGTCGACGCCCAGCGCTCGCGCGCTCTGGACACTCGGGGGTCGCTTCAGAGCCGGATACGGGCGCTCGTCTCCCTCCTCGGTCCGTTACTCATCGGCGCGCTCGTGGCGACACAGACCCGGTCGCTGGCGCTGGAGGCGCGCGGCTTCTCGCTCGATGGCCCGCGAACGTCGCTGTACACGCTCTCTGTGTCACCGCTCGACTGGGCGCTGCGCGTCGTCGGCATCGTCGGCGTCGTCGGCCTCGCGGGGTGGCGGCTGCTGTGA
- a CDS encoding endonuclease/exonuclease/phosphatase family protein, whose product MTGVRCRVMTFNVRYDTAADGDHAWEHRRPLVASVVRYHAPDVVGLQEPLHHQYASLREQLPEYTWEGVGRNNGGSEGEHCPLGWRTARVERERHGTVWLSESPGQPGSSYPTASKPRLVTWARLVVDGAPLVVCNTHFDHESETARVQSARQLRRLVGELGGATDESALTVPVAVLGDFNCTPGSEPYRVLTGAGGDADVEGDPGPVLTDAMDASEHPHHGPTVTFERFHGPPDTKIDHVFVAGDVTVRQHAVVADHWDGRPPSDHCPVVAELVVGK is encoded by the coding sequence ATGACCGGAGTTCGGTGTCGGGTGATGACGTTCAACGTCCGCTACGACACCGCCGCGGACGGCGACCACGCGTGGGAACACCGCCGGCCGCTGGTCGCGAGCGTCGTTCGGTACCACGCGCCGGACGTCGTCGGCCTCCAGGAACCGTTGCACCACCAGTACGCGTCCCTCCGTGAGCAGCTCCCCGAGTACACCTGGGAGGGTGTCGGACGGAACAACGGCGGCTCCGAGGGCGAACACTGCCCGCTCGGCTGGCGGACGGCGCGGGTCGAACGCGAGCGCCACGGCACCGTCTGGCTCTCCGAGTCGCCGGGGCAGCCGGGGAGTTCCTATCCCACCGCGAGCAAGCCGCGGCTCGTGACGTGGGCACGCCTCGTCGTCGACGGGGCTCCGCTCGTCGTCTGTAACACCCACTTCGACCACGAGAGCGAGACGGCGCGGGTGCAGAGCGCCAGACAGCTTCGGCGGCTCGTCGGTGAACTCGGTGGCGCGACCGACGAGTCGGCGCTGACCGTCCCGGTCGCCGTCCTCGGTGACTTCAACTGCACGCCCGGCTCAGAGCCGTATCGGGTGCTCACGGGTGCCGGAGGCGATGCGGACGTCGAGGGGGACCCGGGGCCGGTACTCACCGACGCGATGGACGCCTCCGAGCACCCACATCACGGGCCGACAGTGACCTTCGAGCGGTTCCACGGCCCACCCGACACGAAGATCGACCACGTGTTCGTCGCCGGCGACGTCACCGTGCGACAACACGCCGTCGTCGCCGACCACTGGGACGGTCGCCCGCCGTCGGACCACTGCCCCGTGGTGGCCGAACTGGTCGTCGGGAAGTGA
- a CDS encoding MFS transporter → MTAESTSARRPWVVLAGCFLVATGFNAYLFAPASIISFFVEAFAIDKPAAGLSISVVFLGWVLFQIPSGLLMDRYDNRVLVWVGIAVFVGAAVVGPFAPTYPAFLVTRFVGGATAVFLWTANANIVAQSFPQARRAVGTSLFVTSAPAGATLAQVAGPPLQTVVGWRGVVAAYAVVTIAGVVPFLWALDDPIRNESALSLSGFATALSDKRVLAIATSSFCAYSLFVFFNSWMPTYAAEAVSVDLATAGVLSAIVPAMGLLARPGGGWLSDRLGGRRRPVIIAAFVLVIPALVVAAVATSVVWFAAALLLAGVGSQLGTGVFYVYVEEVSPPASGGTSLAVLMTLSIAGALVAPVAAGWLVDVASWTTAFGVGGVLALSGVAAVARLPESE, encoded by the coding sequence ATGACTGCCGAGTCGACATCGGCGCGGCGTCCGTGGGTCGTGCTCGCGGGGTGTTTCCTCGTGGCGACGGGGTTCAACGCGTACCTCTTCGCCCCCGCGAGCATCATCTCGTTTTTCGTCGAGGCGTTCGCCATCGACAAGCCGGCGGCCGGGCTGTCCATCAGCGTCGTCTTCCTCGGGTGGGTGCTGTTTCAGATTCCCAGCGGACTCCTGATGGACCGGTACGACAACCGGGTGCTCGTGTGGGTCGGCATCGCAGTGTTCGTCGGTGCCGCCGTCGTGGGCCCGTTCGCACCGACGTATCCGGCGTTCTTGGTGACGCGATTCGTCGGTGGCGCGACGGCGGTGTTCCTCTGGACGGCGAACGCCAACATCGTCGCACAGTCGTTCCCCCAGGCGCGGCGGGCGGTCGGGACGAGCCTGTTCGTCACGAGCGCGCCCGCGGGAGCGACGCTCGCACAGGTGGCCGGCCCGCCGCTGCAGACCGTCGTCGGCTGGCGGGGCGTCGTCGCCGCGTACGCCGTCGTCACCATCGCCGGGGTCGTCCCCTTCCTCTGGGCGCTCGACGACCCCATCCGGAACGAGTCGGCGCTCTCGCTCTCGGGCTTCGCGACGGCGCTCAGTGACAAGCGAGTGCTGGCAATCGCGACGAGCAGTTTCTGTGCGTACTCGCTGTTCGTCTTCTTCAACTCGTGGATGCCGACCTACGCCGCCGAGGCCGTCAGCGTCGACCTCGCGACCGCCGGCGTGCTCTCTGCCATCGTCCCCGCGATGGGACTGCTCGCCCGACCGGGCGGCGGCTGGCTCTCCGACCGTCTCGGTGGGCGTCGCCGACCGGTCATCATCGCGGCCTTCGTGCTGGTGATTCCGGCGCTCGTCGTCGCCGCCGTCGCGACGTCCGTGGTCTGGTTCGCGGCCGCGCTGCTACTCGCGGGAGTCGGCTCACAGCTCGGCACGGGCGTCTTCTACGTCTACGTCGAGGAGGTGTCACCGCCGGCCTCCGGCGGGACGAGTCTCGCGGTGTTGATGACGCTCTCGATCGCCGGCGCGCTCGTCGCACCGGTCGCGGCCGGGTGGCTCGTCGACGTCGCCTCGTGGACCACGGCGTTCGGGGTCGGCGGGGTGCTCGCCCTCAGTGGGGTCGCCGCCGTCGCTCGCCTCCCGGAGAGCGAGTGA
- a CDS encoding DUF7837 family putative zinc-binding protein, with product MWVGRVRSFDGGVLDESTDDGTDGRVVVTTASCPARTAVGRPSAMTTDAAPLGRCPECGRSVPSGWALIEYERANGEQGVFAECPSCESVIRPE from the coding sequence ATGTGGGTCGGCCGCGTCCGTTCGTTCGATGGGGGAGTACTGGACGAATCTACCGACGACGGCACCGACGGACGCGTCGTCGTCACGACTGCGTCGTGTCCGGCACGGACGGCTGTCGGCCGTCCGTCGGCCATGACGACGGACGCCGCCCCGCTCGGCCGCTGTCCGGAGTGTGGTCGGTCGGTGCCGAGCGGGTGGGCGCTCATCGAGTACGAACGCGCGAACGGCGAACAGGGCGTCTTCGCCGAGTGTCCGTCCTGTGAGTCGGTCATCCGACCGGAGTAG
- a CDS encoding RPA family protein, whose amino-acid sequence MSQSIPTREVARRVFASEFNDASYTFSESDDERAPVYLLLPTGEKANRVFLVGTLTEKEDIGDDSEYWRGRIVDPTGTFFVYAGQYQPEAAAALRDLDAPSYVAIVGKPRTYEPEDGDGVIVSVRPESITEVDAGTRDRWVVETAQRTLERVRAFDDEGNQYARMAKEHYDLPVDQYRSEAITALQSLDETGELDTDAPPA is encoded by the coding sequence ATGAGCCAGTCAATCCCCACCCGCGAAGTCGCCCGCCGCGTCTTCGCCAGCGAGTTCAACGACGCCAGCTACACGTTCAGTGAATCGGACGACGAGCGCGCCCCCGTCTACTTACTCCTCCCCACCGGAGAGAAGGCCAACCGGGTGTTCCTCGTCGGGACCCTCACCGAGAAGGAGGACATCGGCGACGACTCCGAGTACTGGCGCGGCCGCATCGTCGACCCGACGGGGACGTTCTTCGTCTACGCCGGACAGTACCAGCCCGAAGCCGCCGCCGCGCTCCGCGACCTCGACGCGCCGTCGTACGTGGCCATCGTCGGGAAGCCGCGGACGTACGAGCCCGAAGACGGCGACGGCGTCATCGTGAGCGTCCGCCCCGAGTCCATCACCGAAGTCGACGCCGGCACGCGCGACCGCTGGGTGGTCGAGACCGCCCAGCGCACGCTCGAACGCGTCCGCGCCTTCGACGACGAGGGCAACCAGTACGCCCGGATGGCGAAAGAACACTACGACCTGCCCGTCGACCAGTACCGCAGTGAGGCCATCACGGCGCTGCAGAGCCTCGACGAGACGGGCGAACTCGACACCGACGCCCCGCCGGCGTAG
- a CDS encoding replication factor A (Replication protein A protects and stabilize the intermediate ssDNA that is generated by the unwinding action of a DNA helicase at the replication fork. In addition, SSBs prevent the formation of secondary structures by single-stranded template DNA.) — protein MSDLRTHAEEIASQFSDHLDLTADEVEERLDNLVNEYRVPVDEARRSVTNSYLDEAGMERDDLGRGGTQEVKLGDIDADEQWVDITVKLVDLWEPRSDSISQVGLVGDESGTKKFVAFTTSDLPELEEGKSYKLSNVVTDEYQGNFSVKLNRTTTITELDEEVEVGDDSSEAEGALVDIQSGSGLIKRCPEEDCTRVLQNGRCSEHGNVDGEFDLRIKGVLDDGADVHEVIFGREMTEELTGVTLEEAKQRAMDALDTTVVAEDMRTDVLGRYYRVRGPTFGRYLLVDEFEQLSAPAAADASALLSDARSS, from the coding sequence ATGAGCGATTTGCGTACCCACGCGGAAGAGATTGCATCGCAGTTTTCAGACCATCTGGACCTCACGGCGGACGAGGTCGAAGAGCGCCTGGACAACCTCGTCAACGAGTACCGGGTCCCCGTCGACGAGGCGCGGCGGAGCGTCACCAACAGCTACCTCGACGAAGCGGGGATGGAGCGTGACGACCTCGGCCGCGGCGGCACCCAGGAGGTGAAGCTCGGCGACATCGACGCCGACGAACAGTGGGTCGACATCACCGTGAAGCTCGTCGACCTCTGGGAGCCCCGTAGCGACTCCATCTCGCAGGTCGGCCTCGTCGGCGACGAGTCCGGGACGAAGAAGTTCGTCGCCTTCACCACCTCGGACCTGCCCGAGTTGGAGGAAGGAAAGTCGTACAAACTCTCGAACGTCGTCACCGACGAGTACCAGGGGAACTTCTCGGTCAAGCTCAACCGGACGACGACCATCACCGAACTCGACGAGGAGGTCGAGGTCGGCGACGACTCCAGCGAGGCCGAGGGCGCGCTGGTCGACATCCAGTCCGGGTCCGGGCTGATCAAGCGCTGCCCCGAGGAAGACTGTACGCGGGTGCTCCAGAACGGCCGGTGCTCCGAGCACGGGAACGTCGACGGTGAGTTCGACCTCCGCATCAAGGGCGTCCTCGACGACGGTGCCGACGTCCACGAGGTCATCTTCGGTCGCGAGATGACCGAGGAGTTGACCGGCGTCACGCTCGAGGAGGCGAAACAGCGGGCGATGGACGCCCTCGACACCACCGTCGTCGCCGAGGACATGCGGACCGACGTGCTCGGCCGGTACTACCGGGTGCGCGGCCCGACGTTCGGCCGCTACCTGCTCGTCGACGAGTTCGAACAGCTTTCCGCGCCCGCGGCCGCGGATGCGAGTGCCCTGCTGTCGGATGCGAGGTCGAGTTAA
- a CDS encoding Tfx family DNA-binding protein — protein sequence MDDTGAADAGDSGASDLDIDIDALLDRAGFDPETSVLTRRQAEVLLLREQGVRQTTIADHIGTSRANVSSIEASARSNVEKARETVAFAEALSAPVRVELDVGTDLYDVPKLVYDACDEAGVKVTYTAPDLMKAVSDAAGEAVQGREVRESILVGVTSAGDVRVRRSTEQ from the coding sequence ATGGACGACACGGGAGCCGCCGACGCCGGCGACAGCGGCGCGAGCGACCTCGATATCGACATCGACGCCCTCCTCGACCGGGCGGGGTTCGACCCCGAGACGAGCGTCCTGACGCGGCGGCAGGCAGAGGTGCTCTTGCTCCGCGAGCAGGGGGTGCGCCAGACGACCATCGCCGACCACATCGGAACCTCGCGTGCGAACGTCTCGAGCATCGAGGCCAGCGCCCGCTCGAACGTCGAGAAGGCCCGCGAGACGGTCGCCTTCGCGGAGGCGCTGTCGGCTCCCGTGCGAGTCGAACTCGACGTCGGCACCGACCTCTACGACGTGCCGAAACTCGTGTACGACGCGTGTGACGAGGCGGGCGTGAAGGTGACCTACACGGCACCGGACCTGATGAAGGCCGTGAGCGACGCGGCGGGGGAGGCCGTCCAGGGTCGGGAGGTCCGCGAGTCCATCCTGGTCGGCGTGACGAGCGCCGGCGACGTCCGCGTCCGTCGGTCGACGGAACAGTGA
- a CDS encoding TRAM domain-containing protein produces the protein MPDCPLADECPRFSERIAGMGCQYFGDKGGAEWCDSYNMPIYELKQQPVKAGEEIEIEVTDIHESGAGVGRTDDGFIVLVDGLLPECRAIVRIDRVKSNHALAKKVIEKMPLEADDEADETSESDTGPERGGRRGGRNRREALGSRDNFWGK, from the coding sequence ATGCCCGACTGTCCACTGGCGGACGAGTGCCCGCGGTTCTCCGAGCGCATTGCGGGGATGGGCTGTCAGTACTTCGGCGACAAGGGCGGCGCCGAGTGGTGTGACAGCTACAACATGCCGATCTACGAGTTGAAACAGCAGCCGGTGAAAGCCGGCGAAGAGATCGAAATCGAGGTGACGGACATCCACGAGAGCGGTGCCGGGGTCGGCCGGACCGACGACGGGTTCATCGTGCTCGTCGACGGACTGTTGCCCGAGTGCCGCGCGATCGTCCGTATCGACCGGGTGAAGTCGAACCACGCACTCGCCAAGAAGGTCATCGAGAAGATGCCCCTCGAAGCCGACGACGAGGCCGACGAGACGAGCGAGAGCGACACCGGCCCCGAGCGGGGCGGCCGGCGCGGCGGGCGGAACCGTCGTGAGGCGCTCGGGAGTCGCGACAACTTCTGGGGGAAGTAG
- a CDS encoding DUF7091 family protein — protein MNDSGEDDRFARFVRTTFRRAGRRYAEAKRAYREGRDWSTTFDLPTDDEGRARLVCRRYAERRAVPVDSEGRPACFEVDHVDCEGCAEDVREGVVETW, from the coding sequence ATGAACGACTCCGGCGAGGACGACCGGTTCGCCCGGTTCGTCCGCACGACGTTCCGACGGGCCGGCCGGCGCTACGCGGAGGCGAAACGCGCCTACCGCGAGGGCCGCGACTGGTCGACGACGTTCGACCTTCCGACCGACGACGAGGGGCGCGCTCGGTTGGTCTGTCGCCGCTACGCCGAGCGCCGGGCCGTCCCGGTCGACAGCGAGGGTCGCCCCGCCTGTTTCGAGGTCGACCACGTCGACTGTGAGGGCTGTGCAGAGGACGTCAGAGAGGGGGTGGTCGAGACGTGGTGA